The following coding sequences lie in one Sorghum bicolor cultivar BTx623 chromosome 6, Sorghum_bicolor_NCBIv3, whole genome shotgun sequence genomic window:
- the LOC8075250 gene encoding probable polyol transporter 3 yields MLFIKEDLKTNDTQTHVQVLAGILNVCALVGSLTAGRVSNWIGRRRTISLAAFIFLAGSVLMGLSPNFGTLLARRCMAGVGVAY; encoded by the coding sequence ATGCTGTTCATCAAGGAGGACCTCAAGACCAACGACACGCAGACGCACGTCCAGGTCCTCGCCGGCATCCTCAACGTCTGCGCCCTTGTCGGCTCCCTCACGGCCGGCCGCGTCTCCAACTGGATCGGCCGCCGACGCACCATCTCTCTGGCGGCCTTCATCTTCCTCGCGGGGTCAGTCCTGATGGGCCTCTCGCCTAACTTCGGCACGCTCCTGGCACGACGCTGCATggccggcgtcggcgtcgcatactga